In Mucilaginibacter celer, one DNA window encodes the following:
- a CDS encoding zinc-dependent metalloprotease has product MKKHSLPGICLRGSVLALAVFAGSCATKKQAANQTLTLKTTTTANGTVATATTGAPKKEGIKKFSDLIPAKTKVDSGLFNTYKVDGKYYYEIPDSLYNREMLVVTRFVKTPGGLRTFGQQYGGEEINDQVWKWERHDKQVFIRVPSFSMRADSTSDMYQSVKNSNLDAILASFEIKAFNKDTTGVLIDVTDFYNGDIQSIGLSDDIKKAYKTMGMDNSRSYIDSIKSFPINIEAHTLKTYRSGESPTDNSTGAISFELNTSMLLLPKTPMKPRIMDARVGFFGQRQTDYGTNAQKALVTAYIHRWRLEPKDPAAYAKGELVEPKKQIVYYIDPATPKKWVPYLIAGVNDWQKAFETAGFKNAIVAKPAPTAKEDPQFSTEDARYAVIRYFASDVENAYGPHVADPRSGEILESHVGWYHNVMQLLRDWYLIQTAAVNPNARHAQFTDEQMGELIRFVSSHEIGHTLGLPHNFGSSYAYAVDSLRSKAFTDKHGTAPSIMDYARFNYIAQPGDGVTHLYPQIGEYDDWSIKWGYTWFAGNKTAEQEKEILAKWTDKHAGDPKYYFGRQGTSIDPRLQNEDLGDNAMKASTYGIANLKRILPNLEKWSYQQNEDYDDLSELYNEVLGQFYRYMGHVTTNIGGMNENFKTYDQKGAVYDFVAKTRQHEAAMFLNEQLYKTPTWLINQPELAKFDNGVVINRIKAMQGSLLANEINPSRLARMYDNEAKNGKNAYTVAELFTDLHTGIFGAGTPDSYKRSLQRTYVDYLKTLLNLDASASYPGVPAAALASWGLTPINVAMSDIRPMVRVELKKIDAGLPKGGDAITSAHYADLHLRIKEALNPTRPVVNINGGMVRGLTAPVKDPLDAKQGSMNCWPKTNFDF; this is encoded by the coding sequence ATGAAGAAACATTCGCTGCCGGGCATCTGTTTGCGCGGCTCAGTATTGGCACTTGCAGTTTTTGCCGGCTCATGCGCCACAAAAAAACAGGCTGCCAACCAAACCTTAACGCTTAAAACCACAACAACAGCAAACGGTACGGTGGCCACCGCTACAACCGGCGCCCCAAAAAAAGAGGGTATTAAAAAATTCAGCGACCTTATCCCGGCCAAAACCAAGGTGGATAGCGGGCTGTTCAATACCTATAAGGTTGATGGTAAATATTACTACGAAATTCCCGATTCGCTGTATAACCGCGAAATGCTGGTAGTTACCCGCTTTGTAAAAACACCGGGCGGCCTGCGCACCTTCGGCCAGCAATATGGCGGCGAAGAAATTAACGACCAGGTTTGGAAATGGGAGCGCCACGATAAGCAGGTATTTATCCGCGTGCCCAGCTTTTCGATGCGAGCCGACAGTACCAGCGATATGTACCAATCGGTAAAAAACTCAAACCTGGATGCCATATTAGCTTCTTTCGAGATTAAGGCTTTTAATAAAGATACTACAGGCGTACTGATTGATGTTACCGATTTTTATAACGGCGATATCCAGTCGATAGGTTTATCTGATGATATCAAGAAAGCTTATAAAACCATGGGCATGGATAACTCCCGCTCATATATTGACAGCATTAAAAGCTTCCCGATAAACATCGAGGCACACACGCTGAAAACCTATCGCTCGGGCGAATCGCCAACGGATAACAGCACCGGTGCGATTAGTTTCGAACTGAATACTTCGATGCTGCTGTTGCCTAAAACCCCGATGAAGCCACGTATTATGGATGCAAGGGTAGGCTTTTTTGGCCAGCGTCAAACCGATTATGGTACCAACGCGCAAAAAGCTTTGGTTACAGCCTACATTCACCGTTGGAGGCTGGAACCTAAAGACCCGGCAGCTTATGCGAAAGGCGAATTGGTTGAGCCAAAAAAACAAATTGTATACTACATCGATCCGGCAACACCTAAAAAATGGGTACCATACCTTATTGCCGGTGTAAACGACTGGCAAAAGGCGTTTGAAACTGCCGGCTTCAAAAACGCTATTGTTGCCAAACCGGCTCCTACAGCTAAAGAAGACCCGCAGTTTAGCACCGAAGATGCCCGCTATGCCGTGATCCGCTATTTTGCATCGGATGTTGAAAATGCTTACGGTCCGCACGTTGCCGATCCGCGCAGCGGCGAGATTTTGGAAAGCCACGTAGGCTGGTACCACAACGTAATGCAGTTACTGCGCGATTGGTACCTGATCCAGACAGCAGCAGTAAACCCCAATGCCCGTCACGCTCAATTTACCGACGAGCAAATGGGCGAACTGATCCGCTTTGTATCATCGCACGAGATTGGTCACACCCTGGGTTTACCGCACAACTTTGGTTCAAGCTATGCTTATGCGGTTGATTCCTTACGTTCAAAAGCCTTTACGGATAAACACGGCACGGCACCATCAATTATGGATTATGCCCGTTTTAACTACATTGCCCAACCAGGCGATGGCGTAACCCACCTGTATCCGCAAATTGGCGAGTACGACGATTGGTCGATTAAATGGGGTTACACCTGGTTTGCAGGCAACAAAACTGCCGAACAGGAAAAAGAGATCCTGGCCAAGTGGACCGATAAACATGCCGGCGATCCTAAATACTACTTCGGCCGCCAGGGCACTTCTATCGATCCGCGTTTGCAAAACGAGGATCTGGGCGATAATGCCATGAAAGCAAGCACCTACGGTATTGCCAACCTAAAACGCATTTTGCCTAACCTTGAAAAATGGTCGTACCAGCAAAATGAGGATTATGATGATCTGAGCGAGCTGTACAACGAGGTGCTTGGCCAATTTTACCGTTACATGGGCCATGTTACCACCAATATTGGCGGCATGAACGAAAACTTTAAAACCTACGATCAGAAAGGCGCTGTTTATGATTTTGTTGCCAAAACCCGCCAGCACGAAGCTGCCATGTTTTTGAACGAGCAATTGTACAAAACACCAACCTGGTTAATCAATCAGCCGGAACTGGCTAAATTTGATAACGGCGTGGTTATTAACCGCATCAAAGCCATGCAGGGTTCATTGCTGGCAAACGAGATCAACCCATCAAGGCTGGCGCGTATGTATGATAACGAAGCAAAAAACGGCAAAAATGCTTATACTGTAGCTGAGTTATTTACCGATCTGCATACCGGCATATTTGGCGCAGGCACACCAGACAGCTACAAACGCAGCCTGCAACGTACCTATGTAGATTACCTTAAAACGTTGTTAAACCTTGACGCAAGCGCTTCATATCCCGGCGTACCGGCAGCAGCGCTGGCAAGCTGGGGTTTAACGCCTATCAACGTTGCCATGTCTGATATCAGGCCGATGGTGCGTGTTGAGTTAAAGAAAATTGATGCAGGTTTGCCAAAAGGCGGCGATGCCATTACATCTGCCCATTATGCTGATCTGCACCTGCGAATCAAAGAAGCCCTTAACCCAACCCGCCCGGTGGTAAACATCAACGGCGGCATGGTAAGAGGATTAACAGCTCCGGTAAAGGATCCGTTAGATGCTAAACAAGGCAGCATGAACTGCTGGCCAAAAACCAATTTCGATTTTTAA
- a CDS encoding aspartyl protease family protein, with protein MVIQLKINNKGPFNFILDTGVGLMIITDPKLIDSISIPNKRTLKIPGLGEGEDSEAYVTSNLSVEIPGLVSYDIAAAILKKDVFNLSGYAGMPVHGLLGYEFFNNLAVKISFQDSTVTVCRPKDLKPMRRANKIHMSVEDRKPYVEARVIVPGIAPVKTKLVVDLGAGHPVSIERYVKNYGLPQKFISSANLGIGLNGPINGFISRLDEFDLGKFRIKKVLASLPDDDNNQNHLSVKRDGNLGMGILKRFTVIFNYADSAMYLKQAPTFNEPFEHDMSGLEYYAAGNNYDRIIISRVEPGSAGDEIGLERDDEIVAINFKPVAKMTLQEIDELLKSKDDRSLLLDVYHDKRLDKVVLTLKRRI; from the coding sequence ATGGTCATCCAACTCAAAATCAATAATAAGGGGCCCTTTAATTTTATTTTGGATACCGGCGTAGGCCTCATGATCATAACCGATCCCAAATTAATTGATTCTATCAGCATTCCCAACAAACGCACCCTCAAAATACCGGGCCTTGGCGAGGGCGAAGACTCTGAGGCCTATGTAACTTCAAACCTAAGCGTGGAAATACCCGGCCTGGTGAGTTATGATATTGCTGCCGCCATACTCAAAAAAGATGTTTTTAATCTTTCGGGCTATGCCGGTATGCCGGTGCACGGCCTGCTGGGTTATGAGTTTTTTAACAACCTGGCCGTAAAAATCAGTTTTCAGGACAGCACCGTTACCGTTTGCCGCCCTAAAGACCTGAAACCCATGCGCCGCGCCAACAAAATACACATGAGCGTTGAAGACAGGAAACCTTATGTTGAAGCCAGGGTTATTGTGCCCGGCATTGCACCTGTAAAAACCAAACTGGTGGTTGATTTGGGTGCCGGCCACCCGGTATCAATTGAGCGGTATGTTAAAAACTATGGTCTTCCGCAAAAATTTATTTCGTCGGCCAATCTCGGGATAGGGCTTAACGGGCCTATTAACGGCTTTATAAGCCGGCTTGATGAATTTGACCTCGGAAAGTTCAGGATAAAAAAAGTGCTTGCATCTCTTCCTGATGATGACAATAATCAAAACCATCTTTCGGTAAAGCGCGATGGTAACCTGGGGATGGGCATTTTAAAACGTTTCACGGTAATATTCAATTATGCCGATAGCGCAATGTATTTAAAACAGGCACCAACCTTTAACGAACCTTTTGAGCATGATATGAGCGGGCTGGAATATTATGCTGCGGGCAATAACTATGATCGTATCATCATCAGCAGGGTTGAACCTGGTTCGGCCGGGGATGAAATAGGGTTGGAGAGAGATGATGAGATAGTTGCCATTAATTTTAAACCCGTAGCAAAAATGACCCTGCAGGAAATTGACGAGCTCCTAAAATCGAAAGACGACCGGAGCCTGCTGTTGGATGTTTATCACGATAAACGCCTGGATAAAGTTGTACTTACCTTAAAACGCCGCATATAA
- a CDS encoding D-alanyl-D-alanine carboxypeptidase/D-alanyl-D-alanine-endopeptidase, producing MRKATISFLLIISVLSLFHDSVYARSIKKRKIKKLFKHSAIVNNHFTGFALYDIDEHKMIYELNADKYFTPASNTKLFTFYTCLKMLGDSIPALRYQIRGDSLIFWGTGDPSFLHSDLKGINGLNFLKNNSKQLFYSPGNYTGELFGPGWGWDDYNDYYQAEITALPIKDNVAQLYVDHDGNLQVKPYYLKRFLNPDINYHPEKFKVKRDLLSNNFVYPAGEIPPGYRQEIPWKTSLQLTMALLQDTLKKQVSLLQIPMPADAQTIYNTNADSVYRRMLQPSDNFIAEQLLLVCSAVKFNTLNTDSVISYAKANFLNDLPDAPQWVDGSGLSRYNLFTPRDLVALLLKIHDEVKDEALLHSMMPIGGVAGTIKSAYKTDNGQPFVWAKTGSLSNNHNQSGYIVTRKGKRLAFAFMNNNFVQPTREIRDEMVRIVTYIHEEF from the coding sequence ATGCGAAAAGCAACTATTTCATTTCTGTTAATCATAAGTGTTTTAAGCCTGTTTCATGATAGTGTTTACGCCCGTTCGATAAAAAAAAGGAAGATTAAAAAGCTTTTCAAACACTCGGCAATTGTAAACAACCATTTTACCGGTTTTGCACTATATGATATCGACGAGCACAAAATGATCTATGAGCTTAATGCCGATAAATATTTTACCCCGGCATCCAATACCAAGCTGTTCACTTTTTATACCTGCCTTAAAATGCTGGGCGATAGCATCCCGGCGCTGCGCTACCAAATCCGTGGCGATTCGCTGATATTCTGGGGTACCGGCGATCCTTCATTTTTACACAGCGACCTGAAAGGTATCAACGGTTTAAACTTTTTAAAAAACAACAGCAAACAGCTTTTTTACTCACCGGGAAATTATACGGGCGAGCTTTTTGGCCCCGGCTGGGGCTGGGACGATTATAATGACTACTATCAGGCCGAAATAACCGCCCTGCCTATTAAAGATAACGTAGCCCAACTATATGTCGACCATGACGGCAACCTACAGGTAAAGCCTTATTATTTAAAGCGTTTTTTAAACCCGGACATCAATTATCACCCCGAAAAGTTTAAAGTAAAGCGCGATTTGCTGAGCAACAATTTTGTTTACCCTGCCGGGGAGATTCCGCCGGGCTACAGGCAGGAAATTCCCTGGAAAACGAGTTTGCAATTAACTATGGCCCTGCTGCAGGATACCCTGAAAAAACAGGTATCGCTATTGCAAATCCCGATGCCCGCCGATGCCCAAACCATTTACAACACCAACGCCGATTCGGTTTACCGCCGCATGCTGCAACCCAGCGATAATTTTATTGCCGAGCAGCTGCTGTTGGTATGCTCGGCAGTAAAGTTTAATACTTTAAATACTGATTCGGTGATCAGCTATGCTAAAGCAAATTTTTTGAATGATTTGCCTGATGCCCCGCAATGGGTTGATGGCTCGGGCCTGTCACGCTATAATTTATTTACACCGAGAGATTTGGTAGCGCTGTTGTTAAAAATACATGATGAAGTGAAGGATGAGGCCCTGCTGCACAGTATGATGCCCATTGGCGGGGTAGCGGGCACCATTAAAAGTGCTTACAAAACCGATAATGGCCAGCCTTTTGTTTGGGCCAAAACGGGCTCGTTAAGCAACAATCACAATCAAAGCGGCTACATTGTTACCCGCAAAGGCAAACGGCTGGCCTTCGCTTTTATGAACAATAATTTTGTACAGCCAACCCGCGAGATAAGAGATGAAATGGTGAGGATTGTAACGTATATACACGAGGAGTTTTAG
- a CDS encoding exodeoxyribonuclease III, with translation MKIITYNVNGIRSAINKGWLAWLQATDADVVCLQEIKATPDVLTDLGLVDAMGYQHYWFPAEKKGYSGTAIFTKILPKHIEYGCGIPDFDREGRCIRIDFDEVSVMSVYFPSGSSGDERQVFKYRFLDEFGKYLTLLKVTIPNLVVCGDYNICHKAIDIHNPKSNANSSGFLPEEREWMENFIEGGFIDTFRHVNKEPHNYTWWSFRAGARGKNLGWRIDYAMASTPLEANIRRAAILPEAKHSDHCPVLLELEF, from the coding sequence ATGAAAATAATCACTTATAATGTTAACGGTATCCGCTCGGCTATCAACAAAGGCTGGCTGGCCTGGTTGCAGGCAACAGATGCCGATGTTGTTTGCCTGCAGGAAATTAAGGCAACACCTGATGTACTGACCGATCTGGGTTTGGTAGACGCCATGGGCTACCAGCACTACTGGTTCCCGGCCGAAAAGAAGGGGTACAGCGGCACCGCCATTTTTACCAAAATTTTGCCCAAACATATTGAATACGGCTGCGGCATCCCCGATTTTGACCGCGAAGGTCGTTGCATCCGCATTGATTTTGATGAGGTATCAGTAATGAGCGTTTATTTCCCCTCGGGCTCGAGCGGTGATGAGCGCCAGGTTTTTAAATATCGTTTTTTAGATGAGTTTGGCAAATATCTCACCCTGCTTAAAGTAACCATCCCCAACCTGGTAGTTTGCGGCGATTATAACATCTGCCACAAGGCTATCGATATCCACAACCCAAAATCAAACGCCAACTCATCAGGCTTTTTGCCCGAAGAACGTGAGTGGATGGAGAATTTTATTGAAGGTGGCTTTATCGATACCTTCCGGCATGTAAATAAAGAGCCGCACAATTACACCTGGTGGAGTTTCCGCGCCGGGGCACGTGGTAAAAACTTAGGATGGCGTATTGATTATGCTATGGCCAGCACACCGCTTGAAGCTAACATTCGCCGGGCGGCTATTTTGCCTGAGGCTAAGCACTCAGATCATTGCCCGGTTTTGCTGGAGCTGGAGTTTTAA
- a CDS encoding peptidylprolyl isomerase, with amino-acid sequence MKKLFTLSILLLSITAAAFARPPKNQYVRIHTTYGDCIIRLYNETPLHRDNFIKLTKKGFFNGTLFHRVIQNFMIQGGDPDSKDPVKAKPGAELGNGDVGYTVPAEFRDSLFHKRGVLAAARDENPTKASSGCQFYITEGKRFTDGKLDTLENTRLKGRKIPVWQREWYKTVGGVPHLDQNYTVFGEVVSGIDMVDRIAAVKKDKNDRPATDIPMTVELLSKHECKQLDKILYPQKK; translated from the coding sequence ATGAAGAAACTTTTTACTTTAAGCATCTTATTACTAAGTATTACAGCCGCCGCATTTGCCCGCCCGCCTAAAAACCAGTATGTGCGCATCCATACTACTTATGGCGATTGCATTATCCGTTTGTATAATGAAACACCTTTACACAGGGATAACTTTATCAAGCTTACCAAAAAAGGCTTTTTTAACGGAACGCTTTTTCACCGGGTAATTCAAAACTTCATGATCCAGGGCGGCGACCCTGATTCGAAAGATCCCGTAAAAGCCAAACCCGGTGCCGAACTGGGTAACGGCGATGTAGGTTATACAGTTCCGGCCGAGTTTCGTGACAGCCTGTTTCACAAACGGGGCGTATTGGCGGCAGCCCGCGATGAAAACCCAACCAAAGCATCAAGCGGCTGCCAGTTTTATATTACGGAGGGTAAACGCTTTACAGATGGTAAACTGGATACACTGGAAAACACCAGGCTAAAAGGCCGCAAAATACCGGTATGGCAACGCGAATGGTATAAAACTGTAGGAGGCGTACCGCATCTCGATCAAAACTATACCGTTTTTGGCGAGGTGGTTTCAGGCATTGATATGGTAGATAGGATAGCTGCTGTAAAAAAAGATAAAAACGACAGGCCGGCTACCGATATACCCATGACTGTAGAGCTGTTAAGTAAACATGAATGCAAGCAGCTGGATAAAATTCTCTATCCGCAGAAAAAATAA
- a CDS encoding TonB-dependent receptor produces the protein MKLKLISFAILLFLSAQFVALADGATRNIKINLVEDAAGTLSGTITDKADGKPIIGATVNIPDLRKGTITDVNGKYSFGTVPKGVFLVQITYIGYLTVTQRVDFSKTSVFDVKMQTSSLEAGEVVVTGVSKATEIKRSPVPMLAVGKAYLEQRAASGNVIDQIATLPGVSAVTTGPNVSKPFIHGLGYNRVITLQDGIRQEGQQWGDEHGIEVDQNSIDRVEVIKGPASLSYGSDAIGGVVNLISPAPVPEGKILGSVQGLYGTNQGLYNGSFRLQGNQNGLIWGTVVSAKGSKDYQNEHDGRVYGTNYREKDARVMVGLNKSWGYSYLHASVFDDEQSIPDGSRDSLTRKFTQQITEDDAYRPIVPNSVLNSYKIPTLHQHVQLYRIYNNSNFILGNGNLAVNLGFQYSHRREYTHPEDGDIAGLNLHLSTYTYDVKYNFNIGNDYETTFGINGQYGNNTIGDATDFPIPAYHQFDVGPFFVIKKSFGKLDVSAGARYDTRSFSNAAAYVDTLGAKGYPQLYTGSNPETAANVTKQFDAFSKRFSGFSGSFGATYNVSDAFLIKGNISRGFRAPSIAEISANGPDPGSQIYHIGDKNFKPEFSLQEDIGTFLTLPNISASVEVFNNNLSNYIYQQQVLAADGSPVYTQGYTTFTYVQSKARIYGGEVSVDLHPISWLHFENALSLTYGENKGNGGPIADSLKYLPFIPPLHIHSELRGTFNGGLGKLKSLYAFVGFDHYSAQDRFFAAYGTETYTAGYNLLSAGFGGSIVNKAGQPVIKLFVEGTNLANVNYQSNMSRLKYFDNPTVPEGVRPGIFNMGRNISFKVVVPFGFNTNKKS, from the coding sequence ATGAAATTAAAGCTTATCAGCTTCGCTATATTATTGTTTTTGTCCGCTCAATTTGTCGCGCTTGCGGACGGCGCTACTCGTAACATAAAAATCAACCTTGTAGAGGATGCCGCGGGTACCCTTTCAGGTACTATTACCGATAAGGCCGATGGCAAGCCAATTATTGGTGCAACGGTAAATATTCCCGATTTACGTAAGGGTACTATTACCGATGTAAATGGTAAATACAGTTTTGGTACAGTGCCCAAAGGGGTTTTCCTGGTGCAGATTACTTATATAGGCTACCTTACAGTTACCCAAAGGGTTGATTTTTCAAAAACAAGTGTTTTTGATGTGAAAATGCAAACCTCATCGCTCGAGGCCGGTGAGGTTGTTGTTACCGGTGTAAGCAAAGCCACCGAAATAAAACGCAGCCCTGTGCCTATGTTGGCGGTAGGAAAAGCATATCTTGAGCAGCGTGCGGCGTCTGGTAATGTTATTGATCAGATAGCTACGTTGCCGGGTGTAAGCGCGGTTACTACAGGCCCAAATGTATCTAAGCCATTTATCCACGGGTTGGGATATAACCGGGTGATAACATTACAGGATGGCATCCGCCAGGAAGGCCAGCAATGGGGCGATGAACATGGTATTGAAGTTGATCAAAATTCGATAGACCGTGTAGAGGTGATCAAAGGCCCGGCAAGTTTAAGCTATGGCTCTGACGCTATTGGTGGTGTTGTAAACCTGATTTCGCCGGCACCTGTTCCCGAAGGAAAGATATTAGGCTCGGTTCAGGGGCTTTATGGCACTAACCAGGGTTTATATAACGGATCGTTCAGGTTGCAGGGTAATCAAAACGGATTGATTTGGGGTACAGTAGTATCAGCCAAAGGCAGTAAAGATTATCAAAACGAGCACGATGGCCGTGTATATGGTACCAACTACCGCGAAAAAGATGCCCGCGTTATGGTTGGGCTTAACAAATCATGGGGATATTCATACCTGCATGCATCGGTGTTTGATGATGAACAGTCTATCCCCGATGGTAGCCGCGATTCGCTTACCCGCAAGTTTACACAGCAAATTACCGAAGACGATGCATATAGGCCAATTGTGCCAAACTCGGTTTTAAACTCCTATAAAATACCAACCCTGCACCAGCATGTGCAACTTTACCGTATTTACAACAACAGTAATTTTATTTTAGGAAATGGTAACCTCGCGGTTAACCTCGGCTTTCAATACAGCCACCGCCGCGAATACACGCACCCCGAAGATGGCGATATTGCAGGGCTTAACTTACACCTGTCTACTTATACTTATGATGTTAAATACAACTTTAATATCGGTAACGATTATGAAACAACCTTTGGCATTAACGGGCAGTATGGCAATAATACCATTGGCGATGCTACCGATTTTCCTATTCCCGCTTATCATCAATTTGATGTAGGTCCGTTTTTTGTTATCAAAAAAAGCTTTGGCAAGTTAGATGTTTCGGCGGGTGCAAGGTATGATACCCGTTCGTTCTCAAACGCGGCAGCCTACGTTGATACTTTGGGTGCTAAGGGTTACCCGCAATTGTACACCGGTAGTAATCCCGAAACCGCGGCTAACGTTACCAAACAATTTGATGCCTTCAGCAAGCGCTTCAGCGGGTTTTCGGGCAGCTTCGGCGCTACGTATAATGTTTCCGACGCGTTCCTGATCAAGGGCAACATTTCACGCGGTTTCAGGGCGCCAAGTATTGCCGAAATTTCGGCCAATGGCCCGGATCCGGGTTCACAGATCTATCACATTGGCGATAAAAACTTTAAACCGGAGTTTAGCCTGCAGGAAGATATCGGTACTTTTTTAACGTTGCCCAATATATCGGCCAGTGTTGAGGTTTTTAATAATAACCTGAGCAATTACATTTATCAGCAACAGGTTTTAGCGGCCGATGGCAGTCCGGTTTATACACAGGGTTATACAACCTTTACTTATGTGCAAAGTAAAGCCCGCATTTACGGCGGCGAGGTTAGTGTTGATTTGCACCCAATTTCGTGGCTGCATTTTGAAAATGCATTAAGCTTAACTTATGGCGAAAATAAGGGTAATGGCGGCCCGATTGCCGATAGCTTGAAATATTTGCCATTTATACCACCCTTGCACATTCACTCTGAGCTTCGCGGAACATTTAATGGGGGCTTAGGCAAGCTGAAGAGCCTTTACGCTTTTGTTGGCTTTGATCACTACAGTGCGCAGGACCGGTTTTTTGCCGCCTACGGAACGGAAACTTACACCGCCGGGTATAATTTGCTAAGTGCTGGTTTTGGAGGTAGCATTGTAAACAAGGCAGGCCAACCGGTTATTAAGCTTTTTGTTGAAGGAACCAATCTTGCCAATGTTAACTATCAATCAAACATGAGCAGGCTTAAATATTTCGACAATCCTACTGTGCCGGAGGGTGTGCGCCCCGGTATATTTAATATGGGCCGCAACATCAGTTTTAAAGTTGTTGTGCCGTTTGGGTTTAACACCAATAAAAAATCCTAA
- the tsaE gene encoding tRNA (adenosine(37)-N6)-threonylcarbamoyltransferase complex ATPase subunit type 1 TsaE produces the protein MQLSVNTLAQLPQAAKAILDHSAENKIFLFYGDMGAGKTTLIKALCEELGIDEPATSPTFSIVNEYIGRDSRIFHFDFYRLKTQTEALDMGYEEYFYSGAYCFIEWPEKIPDLLPDHYTTVNIKVADDNSRLISIQNF, from the coding sequence GTGCAACTATCTGTTAACACATTAGCCCAGCTACCGCAAGCTGCCAAAGCCATATTGGATCATTCGGCGGAGAATAAGATCTTTTTATTTTACGGCGATATGGGTGCCGGCAAAACAACCCTCATCAAAGCCTTGTGCGAAGAACTGGGTATTGATGAGCCAGCCACGAGTCCTACATTCTCTATTGTTAATGAATACATCGGCCGCGACAGCCGCATTTTTCATTTTGATTTTTATCGCCTTAAAACACAAACCGAAGCACTGGATATGGGCTATGAAGAATATTTTTACAGCGGTGCCTATTGCTTTATTGAGTGGCCCGAAAAAATTCCGGATTTGCTGCCTGATCATTATACAACCGTGAATATCAAGGTCGCGGATGATAACTCGAGGCTCATCAGCATCCAAAACTTTTAG